A genomic window from Macaca mulatta isolate MMU2019108-1 chromosome 19, T2T-MMU8v2.0, whole genome shotgun sequence includes:
- the PWWP3A gene encoding PWWP domain-containing DNA repair factor 3A isoform X1 — protein MMADAKYVLCRWEKRLWPAKVLARTETSTKNKRKKEYFLDVQILSLEEKIKVKSTEVEILEKSQIEAIASSLEFAPRITPILDAQNASQSEVPAAPLEELAYRRSLRVALDVLSEGPIWSQESSPGTGRADQSLREKPTEHVSSPCDSNFSSIPRGDVLGSSGPHRRRQCVQQSLSSSFTCEKDPECKADHKKGLRKSENPRGLSVLSAGGGAQDESGSRIHRKNWTLASKRGRNSVQKSSLCRNGSSLSEGDVERDMGSKGGSWAAPSSPSGVREDDPCANAEGRDPGLPLGSLTVLPAPEPSACSEPRERPAKKRLRLDGSQRPPAAQLEPRAAGDAPAPGPGPRESMTLRSTTRLGPPPSHASVDETRRPPCPDSQKLEEDCQSSEASMGPNSVRSVLEEDEEDEEPPRVLLYHEPRSFEVGMLVWLKYKKYPFWPAVVKSVRQRDKKASVVYIEGQMNPKRKGFTVSLKSLKHFDCKEKQTLLNQARVDFDQAIGWCISLITDYRVRLGCGSFAGSFLEYYAADISSPVRKSIQQDAPGTRFPQLSKGSPEEPVVGRPLGQRQPCRKVLPDRSRAARDRANQKLVEYIVKAKGAESHLRAILKSRKPSRWLQTFLSSSQYVTCVETYLEDEGQLDLVVKYLQGVYQEVGAKVLRRTNGDRIRFILDVLLPEAIICAISAVDEVDYKTAEEKYIKGPSLSYREKEIFDNQLLEERKRRRW, from the exons ATGATGGCGGATGCCAAGTATGTCCTCTGCCGATGGGAAAAGCGGTTATGGCCTGCAAAG gttttggCCCGAACTGAGACTTcaacaaaaaataagagaaaaaaggagtATTTTCTAGATGTTCAAATCCTCTCCCTAGAGGAAAA GATTAAGGTGAAAAGCACCGAAGTTGAGATCCTAGAGAAGTCTCAAATTGAAGCCATTGCCTCCTCGTTAG AATTTGCCCCTAGAATCACTCCTATTCTTGACGCCCAGAATG CCTCGCAGAGTGAGGTTCCTGCGGCACCCCTGGAAGAACTGGCCTACAGACGGTCACTTCGCGTGGCTCTGGATGTTCTGAGCGAGGGGCCCATTTGGAGTCAAGAAAGCTCCCCAGGGACAGGCAGAGCCGACCAGTCTCTGCGAGAGAAGCCCACTGAACACGTTTCCTCGCCCTGTGATTCCAACTTCTCATCTATTCCCCGTGGAGATGTGTTGGGCAGTTCCGGACCTCACAGGAGGAGGCAATGCGTGCAACAAAGCCTGTCAAGTTCGTTCACTTGTGAAAAAGACCCCGAGTGTAAAGCGGACCACAAGAAGGGGCTCAGGAAAAGTGAAAACCCAAGAGGCCTGTCGGTCCTCTCAGCTGGAGGTGGTGCTCAGGATGAGAGCGGGTCCAGAATCCACCGCAAAAATTGGACTCTTGCAAGTAAGAGGGGAAGAAACTCAGTGCAGAAGTCTAGCTTGTGCCGGAATGGATCTTCCCTTTCAGAGGGCGACGTGGAGAGAGACATGGGGAGCAAGGGAGGCAGCTGGGCAGCCCCGTCCTCGCCTTCCGGGGTCAGGGAGGACGATCCCTGTGCCAACGCTGAGGGACGCGACCCCGGTCTTCCGTTGGGCAGCCTCACTGTGCTCCCAGCCCCTGAGCCCTCAGCCTGCTCAGAGCCCAGAGAACGCCCTGCGAAGAAGAGGCTGCGCCTGGATGGCAGCCAGAGGCCGCCTGCCGCACAGCTGGAGCCCAGGGCAGCAGGAGATGCACCAGCCCCCGGCCCGGGGCCCAGAGAGTCTATGACCCTGCGCAGCACCACCAGGCTCGGCCCGCCTCCCTCCCACGCCTCTGTGGATGAAACCAGACGTCCTCCTTGCCCGGATTCCCAGAAGCTGGAGGAAG ACTGCCAGTCTTCCGAAGCATCCATGGGGCCTAATTCCGTGCGTTCTGTCCTGGAGGAAGACGAGGAAGACGAGGAGCCACCAAGAGTCCTTTTATACCATG aACCACGTTCGTTTGAAGTAGGAATGCTAGTCTggcttaaatataaaaaatacccCTTCTGGCCAGCAGTG GTCAAAAGCGTCAGGCAGAGAGATAAGAAAGCAAGTGTGGTCTACATCGAAGGACAAATGAACCCGAAAAGGAAAGG TTTCACAGTGTCTCTTAAAAGTTTAAAGCACTTTGATTGTAAAGAGAAACAGACACTTCTG AACCAAGCCAGGGTGGACTTCGACCAGGCCATTGGTTGGTGCATCTCCCTCATCACTGACTACAGGGTCCGGTTAG GCTGCGGGTCTTTTGCTGGCTCTTTCCTGGAATATTACGCGGCTGATATAA GCTCTCCTGTCCGAAAATCCATCCAGCAGGACGCCCCGGGGACCAGGTTTCCTCAACTGAGCAAGGGGAGCCCTGAGGAGCCTGTGGTGGGGCGCCCCCTGGGGCAGAGGCAGCCCTGCCGGAAAGTGCTCCCCGACCGCTCGCGGGCCGCCCGGGACCGGGCCAACCAGAAGCTGGTGGAGTACATCGTGAAGGCCAAGGGCGCGGAGAGCCACCTGCGGGCCATCCTGAAGAGCAGGAAGCCGTCTCGCTGGCTGCAGACCTTCCTGAGCTCCAGCCAGTACGTGACCTGCGTGGAGACCTACCTGGAGGACGAGGGGCAGCTGGACCTGGTGGTGAAGTACTTGCAGGGCGTCTACCAGGAGGTGGGCGCCAAGGTGCTCCGGCGCACCAACGGTGACCGGATCCGGTTCATTCTGGACGTGCTTCTGCCCGAG GCTATCATCTGTGCGATCTCTGCAGTGGACGAGGTGGACTACAAGACGGCCGAGGAGAAGTACATCAAGGGGCCTTCGCTGAGCTACCG ggaaaaagaaatatttgacaaCCAGCTCCTTGAAGAGCGGAAACGGCGCCGTTGGTGA
- the PWWP3A gene encoding PWWP domain-containing DNA repair factor 3A isoform X3: protein MMADAKYVLCRWEKRLWPAKVLARTETSTKNKRKKEYFLDVQILSLEEKIKVKSTEVEILEKSQIEAIASSLASQSEVPAAPLEELAYRRSLRVALDVLSEGPIWSQESSPGTGRADQSLREKPTEHVSSPCDSNFSSIPRGDVLGSSGPHRRRQCVQQSLSSSFTCEKDPECKADHKKGLRKSENPRGLSVLSAGGGAQDESGSRIHRKNWTLASKRGRNSVQKSSLCRNGSSLSEGDVERDMGSKGGSWAAPSSPSGVREDDPCANAEGRDPGLPLGSLTVLPAPEPSACSEPRERPAKKRLRLDGSQRPPAAQLEPRAAGDAPAPGPGPRESMTLRSTTRLGPPPSHASVDETRRPPCPDSQKLEEDCQSSEASMGPNSVRSVLEEDEEDEEPPRVLLYHEPRSFEVGMLVWLKYKKYPFWPAVVKSVRQRDKKASVVYIEGQMNPKRKGFTVSLKSLKHFDCKEKQTLLNQARVDFDQAIGWCISLITDYRVRLGCGSFAGSFLEYYAADISSPVRKSIQQDAPGTRFPQLSKGSPEEPVVGRPLGQRQPCRKVLPDRSRAARDRANQKLVEYIVKAKGAESHLRAILKSRKPSRWLQTFLSSSQYVTCVETYLEDEGQLDLVVKYLQGVYQEVGAKVLRRTNGDRIRFILDVLLPEGKRNI from the exons ATGATGGCGGATGCCAAGTATGTCCTCTGCCGATGGGAAAAGCGGTTATGGCCTGCAAAG gttttggCCCGAACTGAGACTTcaacaaaaaataagagaaaaaaggagtATTTTCTAGATGTTCAAATCCTCTCCCTAGAGGAAAA GATTAAGGTGAAAAGCACCGAAGTTGAGATCCTAGAGAAGTCTCAAATTGAAGCCATTGCCTCCTCGTTAG CCTCGCAGAGTGAGGTTCCTGCGGCACCCCTGGAAGAACTGGCCTACAGACGGTCACTTCGCGTGGCTCTGGATGTTCTGAGCGAGGGGCCCATTTGGAGTCAAGAAAGCTCCCCAGGGACAGGCAGAGCCGACCAGTCTCTGCGAGAGAAGCCCACTGAACACGTTTCCTCGCCCTGTGATTCCAACTTCTCATCTATTCCCCGTGGAGATGTGTTGGGCAGTTCCGGACCTCACAGGAGGAGGCAATGCGTGCAACAAAGCCTGTCAAGTTCGTTCACTTGTGAAAAAGACCCCGAGTGTAAAGCGGACCACAAGAAGGGGCTCAGGAAAAGTGAAAACCCAAGAGGCCTGTCGGTCCTCTCAGCTGGAGGTGGTGCTCAGGATGAGAGCGGGTCCAGAATCCACCGCAAAAATTGGACTCTTGCAAGTAAGAGGGGAAGAAACTCAGTGCAGAAGTCTAGCTTGTGCCGGAATGGATCTTCCCTTTCAGAGGGCGACGTGGAGAGAGACATGGGGAGCAAGGGAGGCAGCTGGGCAGCCCCGTCCTCGCCTTCCGGGGTCAGGGAGGACGATCCCTGTGCCAACGCTGAGGGACGCGACCCCGGTCTTCCGTTGGGCAGCCTCACTGTGCTCCCAGCCCCTGAGCCCTCAGCCTGCTCAGAGCCCAGAGAACGCCCTGCGAAGAAGAGGCTGCGCCTGGATGGCAGCCAGAGGCCGCCTGCCGCACAGCTGGAGCCCAGGGCAGCAGGAGATGCACCAGCCCCCGGCCCGGGGCCCAGAGAGTCTATGACCCTGCGCAGCACCACCAGGCTCGGCCCGCCTCCCTCCCACGCCTCTGTGGATGAAACCAGACGTCCTCCTTGCCCGGATTCCCAGAAGCTGGAGGAAG ACTGCCAGTCTTCCGAAGCATCCATGGGGCCTAATTCCGTGCGTTCTGTCCTGGAGGAAGACGAGGAAGACGAGGAGCCACCAAGAGTCCTTTTATACCATG aACCACGTTCGTTTGAAGTAGGAATGCTAGTCTggcttaaatataaaaaatacccCTTCTGGCCAGCAGTG GTCAAAAGCGTCAGGCAGAGAGATAAGAAAGCAAGTGTGGTCTACATCGAAGGACAAATGAACCCGAAAAGGAAAGG TTTCACAGTGTCTCTTAAAAGTTTAAAGCACTTTGATTGTAAAGAGAAACAGACACTTCTG AACCAAGCCAGGGTGGACTTCGACCAGGCCATTGGTTGGTGCATCTCCCTCATCACTGACTACAGGGTCCGGTTAG GCTGCGGGTCTTTTGCTGGCTCTTTCCTGGAATATTACGCGGCTGATATAA GCTCTCCTGTCCGAAAATCCATCCAGCAGGACGCCCCGGGGACCAGGTTTCCTCAACTGAGCAAGGGGAGCCCTGAGGAGCCTGTGGTGGGGCGCCCCCTGGGGCAGAGGCAGCCCTGCCGGAAAGTGCTCCCCGACCGCTCGCGGGCCGCCCGGGACCGGGCCAACCAGAAGCTGGTGGAGTACATCGTGAAGGCCAAGGGCGCGGAGAGCCACCTGCGGGCCATCCTGAAGAGCAGGAAGCCGTCTCGCTGGCTGCAGACCTTCCTGAGCTCCAGCCAGTACGTGACCTGCGTGGAGACCTACCTGGAGGACGAGGGGCAGCTGGACCTGGTGGTGAAGTACTTGCAGGGCGTCTACCAGGAGGTGGGCGCCAAGGTGCTCCGGCGCACCAACGGTGACCGGATCCGGTTCATTCTGGACGTGCTTCTGCCCGAG ggaaaaagaaatatttga
- the PWWP3A gene encoding PWWP domain-containing DNA repair factor 3A isoform X2, which yields MMADAKYVLCRWEKRLWPAKVLARTETSTKNKRKKEYFLDVQILSLEEKIKVKSTEVEILEKSQIEAIASSLASQSEVPAAPLEELAYRRSLRVALDVLSEGPIWSQESSPGTGRADQSLREKPTEHVSSPCDSNFSSIPRGDVLGSSGPHRRRQCVQQSLSSSFTCEKDPECKADHKKGLRKSENPRGLSVLSAGGGAQDESGSRIHRKNWTLASKRGRNSVQKSSLCRNGSSLSEGDVERDMGSKGGSWAAPSSPSGVREDDPCANAEGRDPGLPLGSLTVLPAPEPSACSEPRERPAKKRLRLDGSQRPPAAQLEPRAAGDAPAPGPGPRESMTLRSTTRLGPPPSHASVDETRRPPCPDSQKLEEDCQSSEASMGPNSVRSVLEEDEEDEEPPRVLLYHEPRSFEVGMLVWLKYKKYPFWPAVVKSVRQRDKKASVVYIEGQMNPKRKGFTVSLKSLKHFDCKEKQTLLNQARVDFDQAIGWCISLITDYRVRLGCGSFAGSFLEYYAADISSPVRKSIQQDAPGTRFPQLSKGSPEEPVVGRPLGQRQPCRKVLPDRSRAARDRANQKLVEYIVKAKGAESHLRAILKSRKPSRWLQTFLSSSQYVTCVETYLEDEGQLDLVVKYLQGVYQEVGAKVLRRTNGDRIRFILDVLLPEAIICAISAVDEVDYKTAEEKYIKGPSLSYREKEIFDNQLLEERKRRRW from the exons ATGATGGCGGATGCCAAGTATGTCCTCTGCCGATGGGAAAAGCGGTTATGGCCTGCAAAG gttttggCCCGAACTGAGACTTcaacaaaaaataagagaaaaaaggagtATTTTCTAGATGTTCAAATCCTCTCCCTAGAGGAAAA GATTAAGGTGAAAAGCACCGAAGTTGAGATCCTAGAGAAGTCTCAAATTGAAGCCATTGCCTCCTCGTTAG CCTCGCAGAGTGAGGTTCCTGCGGCACCCCTGGAAGAACTGGCCTACAGACGGTCACTTCGCGTGGCTCTGGATGTTCTGAGCGAGGGGCCCATTTGGAGTCAAGAAAGCTCCCCAGGGACAGGCAGAGCCGACCAGTCTCTGCGAGAGAAGCCCACTGAACACGTTTCCTCGCCCTGTGATTCCAACTTCTCATCTATTCCCCGTGGAGATGTGTTGGGCAGTTCCGGACCTCACAGGAGGAGGCAATGCGTGCAACAAAGCCTGTCAAGTTCGTTCACTTGTGAAAAAGACCCCGAGTGTAAAGCGGACCACAAGAAGGGGCTCAGGAAAAGTGAAAACCCAAGAGGCCTGTCGGTCCTCTCAGCTGGAGGTGGTGCTCAGGATGAGAGCGGGTCCAGAATCCACCGCAAAAATTGGACTCTTGCAAGTAAGAGGGGAAGAAACTCAGTGCAGAAGTCTAGCTTGTGCCGGAATGGATCTTCCCTTTCAGAGGGCGACGTGGAGAGAGACATGGGGAGCAAGGGAGGCAGCTGGGCAGCCCCGTCCTCGCCTTCCGGGGTCAGGGAGGACGATCCCTGTGCCAACGCTGAGGGACGCGACCCCGGTCTTCCGTTGGGCAGCCTCACTGTGCTCCCAGCCCCTGAGCCCTCAGCCTGCTCAGAGCCCAGAGAACGCCCTGCGAAGAAGAGGCTGCGCCTGGATGGCAGCCAGAGGCCGCCTGCCGCACAGCTGGAGCCCAGGGCAGCAGGAGATGCACCAGCCCCCGGCCCGGGGCCCAGAGAGTCTATGACCCTGCGCAGCACCACCAGGCTCGGCCCGCCTCCCTCCCACGCCTCTGTGGATGAAACCAGACGTCCTCCTTGCCCGGATTCCCAGAAGCTGGAGGAAG ACTGCCAGTCTTCCGAAGCATCCATGGGGCCTAATTCCGTGCGTTCTGTCCTGGAGGAAGACGAGGAAGACGAGGAGCCACCAAGAGTCCTTTTATACCATG aACCACGTTCGTTTGAAGTAGGAATGCTAGTCTggcttaaatataaaaaatacccCTTCTGGCCAGCAGTG GTCAAAAGCGTCAGGCAGAGAGATAAGAAAGCAAGTGTGGTCTACATCGAAGGACAAATGAACCCGAAAAGGAAAGG TTTCACAGTGTCTCTTAAAAGTTTAAAGCACTTTGATTGTAAAGAGAAACAGACACTTCTG AACCAAGCCAGGGTGGACTTCGACCAGGCCATTGGTTGGTGCATCTCCCTCATCACTGACTACAGGGTCCGGTTAG GCTGCGGGTCTTTTGCTGGCTCTTTCCTGGAATATTACGCGGCTGATATAA GCTCTCCTGTCCGAAAATCCATCCAGCAGGACGCCCCGGGGACCAGGTTTCCTCAACTGAGCAAGGGGAGCCCTGAGGAGCCTGTGGTGGGGCGCCCCCTGGGGCAGAGGCAGCCCTGCCGGAAAGTGCTCCCCGACCGCTCGCGGGCCGCCCGGGACCGGGCCAACCAGAAGCTGGTGGAGTACATCGTGAAGGCCAAGGGCGCGGAGAGCCACCTGCGGGCCATCCTGAAGAGCAGGAAGCCGTCTCGCTGGCTGCAGACCTTCCTGAGCTCCAGCCAGTACGTGACCTGCGTGGAGACCTACCTGGAGGACGAGGGGCAGCTGGACCTGGTGGTGAAGTACTTGCAGGGCGTCTACCAGGAGGTGGGCGCCAAGGTGCTCCGGCGCACCAACGGTGACCGGATCCGGTTCATTCTGGACGTGCTTCTGCCCGAG GCTATCATCTGTGCGATCTCTGCAGTGGACGAGGTGGACTACAAGACGGCCGAGGAGAAGTACATCAAGGGGCCTTCGCTGAGCTACCG ggaaaaagaaatatttgacaaCCAGCTCCTTGAAGAGCGGAAACGGCGCCGTTGGTGA
- the PWWP3A gene encoding PWWP domain-containing DNA repair factor 3A isoform X4, with protein MVSASQSEVPAAPLEELAYRRSLRVALDVLSEGPIWSQESSPGTGRADQSLREKPTEHVSSPCDSNFSSIPRGDVLGSSGPHRRRQCVQQSLSSSFTCEKDPECKADHKKGLRKSENPRGLSVLSAGGGAQDESGSRIHRKNWTLASKRGRNSVQKSSLCRNGSSLSEGDVERDMGSKGGSWAAPSSPSGVREDDPCANAEGRDPGLPLGSLTVLPAPEPSACSEPRERPAKKRLRLDGSQRPPAAQLEPRAAGDAPAPGPGPRESMTLRSTTRLGPPPSHASVDETRRPPCPDSQKLEEDCQSSEASMGPNSVRSVLEEDEEDEEPPRVLLYHEPRSFEVGMLVWLKYKKYPFWPAVVKSVRQRDKKASVVYIEGQMNPKRKGFTVSLKSLKHFDCKEKQTLLNQARVDFDQAIGWCISLITDYRVRLGCGSFAGSFLEYYAADISSPVRKSIQQDAPGTRFPQLSKGSPEEPVVGRPLGQRQPCRKVLPDRSRAARDRANQKLVEYIVKAKGAESHLRAILKSRKPSRWLQTFLSSSQYVTCVETYLEDEGQLDLVVKYLQGVYQEVGAKVLRRTNGDRIRFILDVLLPEAIICAISAVDEVDYKTAEEKYIKGPSLSYREKEIFDNQLLEERKRRRW; from the exons ATGGTCAGTG CCTCGCAGAGTGAGGTTCCTGCGGCACCCCTGGAAGAACTGGCCTACAGACGGTCACTTCGCGTGGCTCTGGATGTTCTGAGCGAGGGGCCCATTTGGAGTCAAGAAAGCTCCCCAGGGACAGGCAGAGCCGACCAGTCTCTGCGAGAGAAGCCCACTGAACACGTTTCCTCGCCCTGTGATTCCAACTTCTCATCTATTCCCCGTGGAGATGTGTTGGGCAGTTCCGGACCTCACAGGAGGAGGCAATGCGTGCAACAAAGCCTGTCAAGTTCGTTCACTTGTGAAAAAGACCCCGAGTGTAAAGCGGACCACAAGAAGGGGCTCAGGAAAAGTGAAAACCCAAGAGGCCTGTCGGTCCTCTCAGCTGGAGGTGGTGCTCAGGATGAGAGCGGGTCCAGAATCCACCGCAAAAATTGGACTCTTGCAAGTAAGAGGGGAAGAAACTCAGTGCAGAAGTCTAGCTTGTGCCGGAATGGATCTTCCCTTTCAGAGGGCGACGTGGAGAGAGACATGGGGAGCAAGGGAGGCAGCTGGGCAGCCCCGTCCTCGCCTTCCGGGGTCAGGGAGGACGATCCCTGTGCCAACGCTGAGGGACGCGACCCCGGTCTTCCGTTGGGCAGCCTCACTGTGCTCCCAGCCCCTGAGCCCTCAGCCTGCTCAGAGCCCAGAGAACGCCCTGCGAAGAAGAGGCTGCGCCTGGATGGCAGCCAGAGGCCGCCTGCCGCACAGCTGGAGCCCAGGGCAGCAGGAGATGCACCAGCCCCCGGCCCGGGGCCCAGAGAGTCTATGACCCTGCGCAGCACCACCAGGCTCGGCCCGCCTCCCTCCCACGCCTCTGTGGATGAAACCAGACGTCCTCCTTGCCCGGATTCCCAGAAGCTGGAGGAAG ACTGCCAGTCTTCCGAAGCATCCATGGGGCCTAATTCCGTGCGTTCTGTCCTGGAGGAAGACGAGGAAGACGAGGAGCCACCAAGAGTCCTTTTATACCATG aACCACGTTCGTTTGAAGTAGGAATGCTAGTCTggcttaaatataaaaaatacccCTTCTGGCCAGCAGTG GTCAAAAGCGTCAGGCAGAGAGATAAGAAAGCAAGTGTGGTCTACATCGAAGGACAAATGAACCCGAAAAGGAAAGG TTTCACAGTGTCTCTTAAAAGTTTAAAGCACTTTGATTGTAAAGAGAAACAGACACTTCTG AACCAAGCCAGGGTGGACTTCGACCAGGCCATTGGTTGGTGCATCTCCCTCATCACTGACTACAGGGTCCGGTTAG GCTGCGGGTCTTTTGCTGGCTCTTTCCTGGAATATTACGCGGCTGATATAA GCTCTCCTGTCCGAAAATCCATCCAGCAGGACGCCCCGGGGACCAGGTTTCCTCAACTGAGCAAGGGGAGCCCTGAGGAGCCTGTGGTGGGGCGCCCCCTGGGGCAGAGGCAGCCCTGCCGGAAAGTGCTCCCCGACCGCTCGCGGGCCGCCCGGGACCGGGCCAACCAGAAGCTGGTGGAGTACATCGTGAAGGCCAAGGGCGCGGAGAGCCACCTGCGGGCCATCCTGAAGAGCAGGAAGCCGTCTCGCTGGCTGCAGACCTTCCTGAGCTCCAGCCAGTACGTGACCTGCGTGGAGACCTACCTGGAGGACGAGGGGCAGCTGGACCTGGTGGTGAAGTACTTGCAGGGCGTCTACCAGGAGGTGGGCGCCAAGGTGCTCCGGCGCACCAACGGTGACCGGATCCGGTTCATTCTGGACGTGCTTCTGCCCGAG GCTATCATCTGTGCGATCTCTGCAGTGGACGAGGTGGACTACAAGACGGCCGAGGAGAAGTACATCAAGGGGCCTTCGCTGAGCTACCG ggaaaaagaaatatttgacaaCCAGCTCCTTGAAGAGCGGAAACGGCGCCGTTGGTGA